A window of the Tachysurus fulvidraco isolate hzauxx_2018 chromosome 6, HZAU_PFXX_2.0, whole genome shotgun sequence genome harbors these coding sequences:
- the tbr1b gene encoding T-box brain protein 1b gives MQLEHCISPALALSKKCLSVGSGYPNSEGSDLALHGHPITSARDNLERSSPLKKNSAGMTNQSEADNFADSKDSSGDVQRGKLSPALDGVADIRHNFDGSAGERYLLSQSSQTQPLSASPAAMFPYPSQHGPAHPAFSIGSPSRYMAHHPVITNGAYNSLLSNTSPQGYPSAGYPYAQQYGHAYQGAAFYQFSSAQAGLLPGKAQIYLCNRALWLKFHRHQTEMIITKQGRRMFPFLSFNISGLDPTAHYNIFVDVILADANHWRFQGGKWVPCGKADTNVTGNRVYMHPDSPNTGAHWMRQEISFGKLKLTNNKGASNNTGQMVVLQSLHKYQPRLHVVQVNEDGTEDTSQPGRVQTFTFPETQFIAVTAYQNTDITQLKIDHNPFAKGFRDNYDTVYTGCDIDRLTPSPGESPRSQLMPSARYAAMPGSFLQDQFVSSYAKSRFHPGVGGAPGTDRGVPLGNSLLSPQQTDETAVGSPQRWFVTPANNRLDFAASAYDAAAAADLAGNAATLLSYAAAGVKTLPLPAAGCSNRALGYYGEATAWGTRTPPQYCGKSGAVLPCWPSNSVPGRTAAAGYLVGLDDGDPVAPERSPLGTNDDAKPKDLSESSWIETPSSIKSIDSSDSGIFEQAKRRRISPSATPVSETASPLKSEMLTPRECEKNCSKDIGYYSFYSHS, from the exons ATGCAGCTCGAGCACTGCATCTCGCCAGCTCTCGCGCTCTCCAAGAAATGTTTGAGTGTGGGCAGTGGCTACCCAAACTCAGAGGGTTCTGATCTCGCCTTGCACGGCCATCCTATTACATCTGCTCGTGACAACCTGGAGAGAAGTTCACCCCTGAAAAAAAACTCCGCTGGGATGACGAATCAGTCAGAGGCGGACAATTTTGCCGACTCTAAGGACTCGTCGGGAGACGTGCAGAGAGGCAAACTCTCTCCAGCGCTCGACGGAGTCGCTGACATTCGTCACAACTTCGATGGATCTGCTGGAGAAAGGTATCTCCTGTCACAGTCCAGTCAAACTCAGCCGCTCTCCGCCAGCCCCGCTGCCATGTTCCCCTACCCGAGCCAGCACGGACCAGCGCATCCGGCATTTTCCATCGGAAGCCCGAGTCGATACATGGCGCATCATCCTGTGATAACGAACGGAGCTTACAACAGTTTGCTGAGTAACACTTCCCCACAAGGCTACCCGAGCGCCGGCTACCCGTACGCACAGCAATACGGCCACGCGTACCAAGGCGCCGCTTTCTACCAGTTCAGCTCGGCACAGGCCGGACTGCTACCCGGTAAAGCGCAAATCTACCTGTGCAACAGGGCGCTATGGCTGAAGTTTCATCGACACCAGACCGAGATGATTATTACTAAGCAAGGGCG gCGAATGTTCCCTTTTTTAAGTTTCAACATCTCGGGCTTGGACCCGACAGCTCACTACAACATTtttgttgatgtgattctgGCGGATGCGAATCACTGGCGCTTTCAAGGAGGGAAATGGGTTCCGTGCGGTAAAGCGGACACCAATGTGACAG GAAACAGAGTATACATGCACCCAGATTCTCCAAACACTGGCGCGCACTGGATGCGTCAAGAGATTTCGTTTGGAAAACTGAAGTTAACTAACAACAAAGGAGCCTCGAACAACACGGGACAG ATGGTGGTGCTTCAGTCTCTGCATAAATACCAGCCGCGGCTTCATGTGGTGCAGGTGAACGAAGACGGAACGGAGGACACGAGCCAACCTGGTCGCGTGCAGACCTTCACCTTCCCTGAAACTCAGTTTATCGCTGTAACAGCCTATCAAAACACCGAT ATTACACAGCTGAAAATTGACCACAATCCATTTGCGAAAGGATTTCGGGACAATTATGACAC CGTTTATACAGGTTGCGACATTGATCGCTTGACGCCGTCCCCGGGTGAGTCTCCGCGCTCTCAGCTCATGCCGAGTGCGCGCTACGCCGCCATGCCGGGCTCTTTCCTGCAGGACCAGTTTGTCAGCTCGTATGCCAAGTCCCGCTTTCACCCTGGCGTCGGTGGCGCTCCTGGCACGGACCGCGGCGTCCCGCTCGGCAACAGCTTGCTTTCGCCGCAGCAAACCGACGAGACCGCGGTGGGCTCCCCGCAGCGCTGGTTCGTCACCCCGGCCAACAACCGACTGGACTTCGCCGCCTCGGCGTACGACGCTGCTGCCGCGGCCGATCTTGCGGGCAACGCGGCCACACTGCTCTCGTACGCGGCCGCCGGAGTTAAAACTCTGCCACTGCCCGCGGCCGGCTGCTCCAACAGAGCCCTGGGCTACTACGGCGAGGCGACTGCGTGGGGAACACGTACTCCGCCTCAGTACTGCGGTAAATCAGGTGCTGTCCTCCCCTGTTGGCCCTCCAACTCAGTGCCGGGCCGGACAGCGGCTGCAGGTTACCTGGTTGGTCTAGACGACGGCGACCCTGTCGCGCCAGAGAGATCCCCACTGGGCACAAACGACGACGCCAAACCCAAGGACCTGTCCGAGTCCAGCTGGATAGAGACGCCCTCCTCAATTAAATCGATCGACTCGAGCGATTCGGGCATTTTCGAGCAAGCCAAGCGGAGGAGGATCTCTCCATCTGCCACGCCGGTTTCGGAAACAGCATCGCCGTTAAAATCCGAAATGCTGACGCCCAGGGAGTGCGAGAAGAACTGCTCCAAGGACATTGGCTACTACAGCTTCTATTCACACAGTTAG